A genomic region of Zalophus californianus isolate mZalCal1 chromosome 1, mZalCal1.pri.v2, whole genome shotgun sequence contains the following coding sequences:
- the JUND gene encoding transcription factor jun-D produces METPFYGDEALSGLGGGVSSSGGGGSFASPGRLFPGAPPTAATGSMMKKDALTLSLSEQVAAALKPAAAPPPAPLRTDGAPGTAPPDGLLASPDLGLLKLASPELERLIIQSNGLVTTTPTSTQFLYPKVAASEEQEFAEGFVKALEDLHKQNQLGTGAASAAAAAGGPSSTAAGAAPPGELAPAAATPEAPVYANLSSYAGGTGGSGGAATVAFAAEPVPFPPPPPPGALGPPRLTALKDEPQTVPDVPSFGESPPLSPIDMDTQERIKAERKRLRNRIAASKCRKRKLERISRLEEKVKTLKSQNTELASTASLLREQVAQLKQKVLSHVNSGCQLLPQHQVSAY; encoded by the coding sequence ATGGAAACACCCTTCTACGGCGATGAGGCGCTGAGCGGCCTGGGCGGCGGCGTCAGTAGCAGTGGCGGCGGTGGTAGCTTCGCGTCCCCGGGTCGCCTGTTCCCCGGGGCGCCCCCGACGGCGGCGACTGGCAGCATGATGAAGAAAGACGCGCTGACGCTGAGCCTGAGCGAGCAGGTGGCGGCGGCGCTCAAGCCCGCGGCCGCGCCGCCCCCGGCCCCCCTGCGCACCGACGGCGCCCCAGGCACGGCGCCCCCCGACGGCCTGCTCGCCTCGCCCGACCTGGGGCTGCTCAAGCTCGCCTCGCCCGAGCTCGAGCGCCTAATCATCCAGTCCAACGGGCTGGTCACCACCACGCCGACGAGCACTCAGTTCCTCTACCCCAAGGTGGCGGCCAGCGAGGAGCAGGAGTTTGCCGAGGGCTTCGTCAAGGCCCTGGAGGACTTGCACAAGCAGAACCAGCTGGGCACGGGCGCGGCCTCCGCTGCCGCGGCCGCCGGGGGACCCTCGAGCACGGCTGCGGGCGCCGCGCCTCCTGGCGAACTGGCCCCGGCGGCAGCCACGCCCGAGGCGCCCGTCTACGCGAACCTGAGTAGCTACGCGGGCGGCACCGGGGGTTCGGGGGGTGCTGCGACGGTCGCCTTCGCCGCCGAGCCTGTGCCCTTCCCTCCACCGCCGCCCCCAGGCGCGCTGGGACCGCCCCGCCTGACCGCGCTCAAGGATGAGCCGCAGACGGTGCCCGACGTGCCAAGCTTCGGCGAGAGCCCGCCGTTGTCGCCCATCGACATGGACACGCAGGAGCGCATTAAGGCGGAGCGCAAGCGGCTGCGCAACCGCATCGCTGCCTCTAAGTGCCGCAAGCGCAAGCTGGAGCGCATCTCGCGCCTCGAGGAGAAAGTGAAGACGCTCAAGAGCCAGAACACGGAGCTGGCGTCCACAGCGAGCCTGCTGCGCGAGCAGGTGGCGCAGCTCAAGCAGAAGGTCCTCAGCCACGTCAACAGCGGCTGCCAGCTGCTGCCCCAGCACCAGGTGTCCGCGTACTGA